One window from the genome of Nicotiana sylvestris chromosome 9, ASM39365v2, whole genome shotgun sequence encodes:
- the LOC104213731 gene encoding cycloartenol-C-24-methyltransferase 1: MSKQGAFDLASGVGGKINKEEVLSAVDKYEKYHGYYGGEEEERKNNYTDMVNKYYDLCTSFYEYGWGESFHFAPRWKGESLQESIKRHEHFLALQLGLKPGQKVLDVGCGIGGPLREIARFSSTSVTGLNNNEYQISRGQVLNRKVGLDQTCNFVKGDFMKMPFPDNSFDAVYAIEATCHAPDPVGCYKEIYRVLKPGQCFAVYEWCMTDSYNPNNEEHNRIKAEIELGNGLPEVRLTTQCLEAAKQAGFEVVWDKDLADDSPVPWYLPLDTSHFSLSSFRLTAVGRLFTRNLVSALEYVGLAPKGSQRVQAFLEKAAEGLVGGAKKGIFTPMYFFVVRKPISDSQ, from the exons ATGTCAAAACAAGGGGCTTTTGATCTGGCATCTGGGGTTGGTGGCAAAATTAACAAGGAGGAAGTTCTCTCTGCTGTTGACAA GTATGAGAAGTACCATGGTTATTATGgaggtgaagaagaagagagaaagaatAACTATACTGACATG GTTAACAAATACTATGATCTTTGCACTAGCTTCTACGAATACGGCTGGGGAGAGTCATTCCATTTTGCACCCAG GTGGAAAGGAGAATCACTCCAAGAGAGCATTAAAAGGCATGAGCACTTTCTTGCCTTGCAACTGGGATTGAAACCAGGACAAAAG GTCTTGGACGTAGGATGTGGAATTGGTGGGCCGTTAAGAGAAATTGCTCGATTCAG CTCTACATCAGTTACAGGCCTCAACAATAATGAATATCAGATATCTAGGGGACAG GTGTTGAACCGCAAAGTAGGATTGGATCAGACTTGCAACTTTGTAAAG GGTGATTTCATGAAAATGCCATTCCCTGACAATAGCTTTGATGCAGTGTACGCAATAGAAGCTACCTGCCATGCACCAGATCCA GTTGGATGCTATAAAGAGATTTACCGGGTGCTGAAGCCTGGTCAATGTTTCGCTGTGTATGAGTGGTGCATGACCGATTCTTACAACCCCAATAACGAAGAGCACAACAGGATCAAG GCCGAAATTGAGCTCGGAAATGGCCTCCCTGAGGTTAGATTGACAACACAGTGCCTCGAAGCAGCCAAACAAGCTGGTTTTGAA GTTGTATGGGACAAGGATCTGGCTGATGACTCACCTGTTCCATGGTACTTGCCTTTGGATACGAGTCACTTCTCGCTCAGTAGCTTCCGCCTAACAGCAGTTGGCAGACTTTTCACCAGAAATCTG GTTTCGGCGCTTGAATACGTGGGACTTGCTCCTAAAGGTAGTCAAAGGGTTCAAGCTTTCTTAGAGAAAGCTGCAGAAGGTCTTGTCGGTGGTGCCAA GAAAGGGATTTTCACACCAATGTACTTCTTCGTGGTTCGCAAGCCCATTTCAGACTCTCAGTAA